The window AGGCGCATGGAGGTAATCAACTGTACAGACATGCCTCGTCCGATTAAATACTGTCCACTCACCCCTGACAAGCCCCAGGCAATCCCTGCTATTAAGGTTATCAAGGTTCCCCATCTTTTTTCTGTCATCCTAACTCCTTCCTCACATGTCAATAGTCCCATTATACCAAAAGAGTAGGACCACGTCCCACTCTTTTCTTACAATTAGGTTGCTAAACCGACAAACTCCACAAAGCGCATAAAGGCTGCCTGTCCTTCTGGTGTGCGTTTATAGACACCCGCATCTTCTAAGACACGGGCGAAAATTTGTCCGACAGATGCTCGAATGATTTCTTCAGCCCTTTCTTCTGTCAAATCTGGATGTTCAGCCTTCAACCTATCCGCCCAAGGTTGATGATAGGCTGCCACCTGACTAGCTTGACCCAGTAAGTATTTCTTGACTTCAGCCAATTCCGCCTTCAAACGTGGAGGCAAAATCGCCAAGCCCATGACCTCAATCAAGCCGATATTTTCTTTCTTGATGTGCTGTACATCTGGATGTGGATGGTAGATGCCGTCTGGAAATTCTTCCGAAGTCTGATTGTCGCGGAGAACCAAATCCAACTCATACACATCCCCTCGCTTCCGGGCAATTGGGGTGATGGTATGATGGGGAGTGCCATCCGTCTCAGACATAATCTGAACGGCATCATCTGAGTAGCTCCGCCATTTTTCCAAAATCTTAGCCGCCAGGCTCAATAGCGCTGGCTTATCTGCCGAGCTCAAACGAATAACCGACATAGGCCACTTGACAAGGCCAGCAGATACGGACTCAAAGCCGTCGAAGACCAGCTGATGCTCAATCGGCGCCTTTTCCATGGCAAAACTGTGCCGCCCACCCTGATAGTGATTATGGGTCAAGATGGAGCCACCCGAGATGGGGAGGTCAGAGTTGGAACCGACAAAATAATCCGGAAATATGTCAAGCAAGTCCAAAAGTTGTTCAAAGGTTTGAGGGCTGATAACCATAGGCACATGCTCTTGGTTCAAGAAAATAGCATGCTCATTGTAGTAAGCATAAGGCGAATACTGGAAGCCCCACTTTTCCTGTCCAAGCTCCAAGCGAATAATGCGGTGGTTGGCACGCGCAGGATGATTAATCCGGCCTTGGTAGCCCTCATTTTCCATACAAAGCAGGCACTGAGGGTAGTTTGAAGCTTCTGCTAAACGGGCTGCCGCAATAGCCTTTGGATCCTTCTCTGGTTTGGACAGATTGATGGTAATTTCTAGGTTGCCATAGTCTGTCGGTGCCTGATAGTAGATATTTTTGGCAACAGCCGCCACCTTGATATAGTCATTTCGCTTGCTCAAGGCATAAAAGTCTGCCACAGCCTGCTCTGGACTGTCCTGGTAGGTCTGCCAGAAATCACGATTGACCTGACTAGGACTTGGGGTGATCAAGTCCATCAAACAAGCCCCAACCATGTCCTGCTCTTCCAGCAATTCACCCACAAAACCAGTGCGAACCCCATGAACCAATAATTCTTCCTTGAGTTCAATCAAGTCTGTTAGCTCTGTTTGGACAGTCAAAACTTGGTCCCCAACCAAGGCTAAAACCCGATTTCGCAGATAAAGAGCATCCATTTCTTCAAAATCACTGTTGGCAATAACCTGCTCAACAAAACGATCCACCAATCCTGTCATCATTTCTCCAATCTATTTTCGAGATAAGACGCGAGAGCCTCCAGCAATCTCCGCTACATAAAAGCTTGGTTCATATCCAACCACTTCAGTATAGGTCTTGCCGACATTTTCTTTGAAGGCTTCAACCTTATCCTTGTGGACAATGGCAATGCCACAGCCACCGAAACCAGCTCCTGTCATGCGAGCCCCGAGAACCCCTTCTTGTTCCCAAGCAGTATGGGCCAAGGTGTCCAACTCTAAACCTGTCACTTCATAATCATGCTCCAAAGAAACATGGGAAGCATTGACCAAGCGACCAAAGGTTGCCAAATCCCCTTCTTCCAAGGCCTTACGAGCTTGCAAGGTCCGTTGGTTTTCTAAGACAGCGTGACGGGCACGCTTGATGCGGTTTTCATCTTTGATTAAGTAACTATATTGGTCAAAGGTCCACTCATCCAACTCTCCCAAAGTTTGAATAGTCAAAACTGCATTCAATTCTTCCACAGCTTTTTCACATTCTGCCCGGCGCTCATTGTACTTAGAATCTGCTAATTCTCGACGTTTATTGGTGTTCATGATAACGATCACATGGTCACCCAAATCCAGCGGTACCAATTCATATTCAAGTGTATTGGTATCCAGATAGATGGCACGTTGGTCTGCTCCCATACCGATAGCAAACTGGTCCATGATCCCAGAATTGACACCGATAAAGTGATTTTCCGTTTGTTTCCCAATTTTCACCAAATCAAGACGCGTCAATTCAAGTCCATACAACTCTTCTGCGATAATCCCAATCAAGAGTTCCAAGGAAGCTGATGATGACAAGCCTGAGCCATTTGGAATGTTACCGTAAACAAAGACTTCCATCCCTGTATCGATGCTATGTCCTGCTTCCTGCAAGAATTTGAGAACTCCCTTGGCATAGTTGGTCCAGTTGTCCGCCTTGTCGAAGACTAAGTTGTTCAAATCTACCTCAATCACACCAACTTCTTCAAAGTTAGCAGAATAGAAACGCAAAACTTGGTCATCACGTTTGCGAGCAGCTCCGTATGTTCCCAAGGTAATAGCCGCTGGAAAGACATGACCACCGTTGTAGTCTGTATGCTCACCAATCAGGTTAATCCGCCCAGGTGAGAAGAAAGTCGCATCCGCCTCTTGACCAAACACATCGTGAAAGGCTTGCTTGAGTTGTTCTGTGTTCATAGGAACCTCCTTGATTTTGTAATCGTTTTCTTTTATTGTACAACTTAACAATATAAAAGTCAATATATTTACTAAAAATTTACTAATTTTACATTTTGTGCTATACTAGATACAAATATATAGGAGAATCCCATGGTTACCATTAAAGACATCGCTGAAAAGGCTCAATTATCATCTGCCACCATTTCCCGCGTACTCAAGAACGACCTGACCCTATCCGTCAGCCAAGAAACCCGCGATCGCATTTTCAACTTGGCACAGGACCTGGGCTACACCAAACACCTCAAAAAACAAGCACCCCAACAAAAAGGCACCATCGGCATTGTCCAATGGTACACTGAAAGCGAAGAGCTAGCCGACCTCTACTATTATTCCATCCGTGCCAGCATCGAGCAGACCGCCAGCTTACTCGGCTACCAAATCGTCCGCTCCTTCAACGACCTGACCAATCCCCTCATCCAAGAAGTGGACGGCATCATCGCGGTTGGCAAATTTTCTTCTGGGCAAATAGCAGAGCTAGCCAGCCTATCTTCCAAGCTGATTTTTGTGGATTCTGATACACTGACTGAGGGATTTTCCTGCATCACGACTGACTTTGAACACTCTGTTCAGACAGTTATTGACCACTTCCGTTCTCAAGGTCTGACAGGCATTGGCCTATTAGTTGGACAGGAAGAAACCACAGATGGTCACCAACTGCCAACAGATCCCCGCCTGACTGCCTTTCGTGACTACCTGAACACCTTGGGCATTCTCCAAGAAAATTATATCTACCAAGGAAAATTCTCCACCCAGTCAGGCTATGAGCTCATGAGCCAGGCTATCGAAGAATTGGGCAATCAACTGCCTTCTGCCTTCTTTATGGCAAATGATACCCTAGCTGTCGGTGCCCTGCGTGCTTTACAAGAGCGACAAATCGCAGTGCCAGAAAGAGTTCAACTCATCACCTTTAACGATACAGCCATCACCCGCCAGGTCTATCCTGCCCTGTCTTCCATCAGCGTCTTCACCGAGGAAATGGGCCAGGAAGCTATGCAACTGCTGGACCGTATCATTGCGAGTCCGACTCCCCACCATCCCCGTAAGATTAAACTAGGTACCCAGCTGGTTATACGGGAGAGTTCTTATTGAAAGCAAAAAACCGAGAGTTCTGATGAATTCTCGGTTTTCTTCTATTCATGTTAATCTAACAACTTAGCCAATTCCTGTGCCAAAAGTTGTTGTGCAACTTGCGGGTTGGCTTGTCCTTTAGTCGCTTTCATCAAGAAGCCTGTAAAGGCCTTATCAGCATTGCGTTTGCCAGACTTAAAGTCAGCTACAGCCACTTCATTATCCGCAAAGACTTGGTGGATAATCGGAATCAAGACCTCAGGGTCTGAAATCTGTACCAAACCAGCCTTCTCAACATAAGCCTTAGCAGAGCCACCTTCCTTAGCCAAGTGAACAAAGACTTTCTTGGCAATCTTAGATGAAATAGTGCCATCCGCAATCAAGGCTATCATTTCAACCAAGTTTTCTGGTGTCAAGGCGATTTGCTCAATAGTCTTACCTTCAGCATTGAGGAACTGAGCCACTTCGCCCTGCAACCAGTTGGACACTTGTTTAGCATCGCCACCTGCTGTCACTGCTGCTTCAAAGAAATCAGACAGAGCCTTGGTAGACGTCAATTGACCAGCATCGTAGGCGGTCAAGCCCAAGTTTTCCACATAGTGAGCACGGCGAGCCTTTGGAAAGACTGGCAATTCTGCACGCACTTCCTCAATCCAGCTATCATCAATCTCGTAGAGCGGTAGGTCTGGCTCAGGGAAGTAACGGTAGTCAGCTGAACCCTCCTTGACACGCATGAGAATGGTTTCCCCAGTAGATTCATCGTAACGGCGAGTTTCCTGCTGGATTTGACCACCTGAACGCAAGATTTTGGCCTGACGTTCTACTTCATGCTGCAAGCCCTTGCGCACATAGTTGAAGGAGTTGAGGTTTTTCAACTCAGTCTTGGTACCAAATTTTTCTTGACCATAGGGACGAAGAGAAATGTTGGCATCAACCCGCATAGAGCCTTCTTCCATCTTGACATCTGAAATGCCGGTGTACTGGATAATTTCCTTGAGCGCTGTCAGATAGGCATAGGCCTCCTCAGGCGATCGCATATCTGCTTCTGATACAATCTCAATCAATGGCACACCCTGACGGTTGAGGTCTACATAAGAATAGCCGTCTGTCCCGTGGGTATTCTTACCAGCATCCTCTTCCAAATGCGCACGCTCGATACGAATTTTCTTGGTTGAACCATCTTCTAGCTCAATCTCAATCCAGCCATTGTAGCCAATTGGCTCGTCAAACTGGGAAATCTGATAGGCCTTAGGGTTATCAGGATAGAAATAGTTCTTACGGTCAAAGTGCATGTCCTTGTGAATATCCATATTCAAGGCCAAGGCAGCCTTAATACCAGCATCCACAACACCCTTGTTAAGAACAGGCAGAACTCCAGGGAAAGACCAGTCAATTACGTTGGTATTGGCATTTGGGTCCTCACCAAAATGAGCAGATGAAGGTGAGAAAATTTTCGAGTTGGTATTCAACTCCACATGGACTTCTAGACCAATAATCGTTTCAAAGTTCATTAGTTAGCACCTCCAAAAATCACTGGTTGTTGCTTGTGGTAGTCTGTTGTCGCTTCAAAGGCAGCAGCCACTTGGTAGATAGTTTCTTCTGAATATTTTGGACCAATCAACTGCAAGCCAACTGGTAATCCTTCTACAAAACCAGCAGGAATCGAAATCCCTGGGAGACCTGCCAAGTTGACAGGAATGGTCAAAAGGTCCGCCAAGTACATAGCCACAGGGTCATGGTTGAGCGTGTCCAAACCAAAAGCAACTGTCGGAGCAGTTGGCCCCAAAATCAAATCATAGTTTGCAAAGACCTTTTCAAAATCTTGGATAATCAAGGTCCGCACCTGACCTGCCTTCTTGAAGTAGGCATCGTAGTAACCAGATGACAAGCTAAATGTACCTAACATAATACGACGTTTAACTTCCTCACCAAAACCTTGGCTACGGGTTTTCACGTAAATCTCATCCAAGTTTGTCGCATCTTCTGCACGGAAACCATAACGGATTCCGTCAAAACGTTGCAAGTTAGAAGAAGCCTCTGAGGATGCGATGATGTAGTAAACAGCAACACCGTACTTAGAATGTGGCAGGCTGACTTCCTCGATAATGGCCCCCAAGCCTTCCAAGTGCTTAGCCGCCTTGAGAATGGTTTCCTTGACCTGCGGATCAATCCCTTCGCCCATGTATTCTTTTGGAAGAGCAATCTTCATACCCTTGATGTCTTGACCAATCTTGCTAGTGAAGTCAGCGATTTCATTGATGGTTGATGTCGCATCTTTGACATCATGGCCAGAAATAACATTCAATAATTGAGCATTTTCCTTAACTGTCTGTGAAAATGGACCAATCTGGTCAAGAGATGAACCAAAGGCAATCAGACCAAAACGGGATACTGTTCCATAAGTTGGTTTCATCCCAACGATACCATTAAAGGCAGCTGGCTGACGAATCGAACCACCAGTGTCGGAACCCAATGACAAACGGACCTGCCCAGATGCAACTGCAGCTGCCGAACCACCTGAAGAACCACCAGGAACTTTTGTCTGGTCCCAAGCATTTTTAGTCGGTTTGAAGGCAGAGTTCTCATTAGAACCACCCATAGCAAACTCGTCCATGTTGGTTTTACCGACAACAATCATATCCTTAGCGTAGGCCTGAGCAACCGATGTCGCATCGAAAATCGGCTCGTAGTTATAGAGCATTTTTGAAGCAGCAGTGGTCAAAATCCCCTTCGTAGAGATATTGTCCTTGACTGCCAAGGGAATACCAGCCATGACATTGTCCGCATCGATTCCCTTTTCATCAAGGGCAGCAGCTTGCGCCAAGGCCGCATCTTCTGTGATAGTCAAGAAAGCATCCACTGCTCCCTCACGGCTTTTGATGTCTTCCAAAGTTGCCTTGGTCAACTCAACCGCAGAAATCTCCTTTTTGACAAGGAGGTCATGCAATTCATCAATGGTTTTATTGTTAAACGTCATTAGGCATCTCCTCCCCCGTCTAAAATAGCTGGTACCTTGATAAAGTTATCTTGGGCTTCAGGCACATTTTTAAAGAGCTCTTCACGGCTCTCACCTTTTTGGGCAATATCTGCTCGCAAGACATTCTTACGGTCAGCCATGGTTGTTGTCACCGCAACACCTGTCGTATCTACTTCATTGAGCAATTCAACCATATCGACAATCTTGCTCAAACTTGTCGCAAATTCCGCTGTTTCCTGGTCCGAAAATTCCAGCTTAGACAGCTTGGCAACATGACGGACTTCAGCTTCAGAAATCTTCATTCTTACTTTCCTCCTAATGGAAATCTATCTTCTCATTATACCATATTTCCAGCTCCACACAAAGGTAGATATTCCCTCCGATGGAAGCTTTTTTTCGGCAAAAAACCAGTCTAACGACTGGTTTCTAAACCCTAATCTATAATGGTCGCACCAAGCACATGGCGCAGATGGTTGAGAGCAAACTGATGACTCTCCTCCGTCAATGCGGCAATTGCAGAAGCCACGACCTCAATCCGATAGCCTTTATTGTAGGCATCAATAGCTGTATGCAGGACACAGATATCAGACAGGACACCTGTCAAGACTACCGTATCCACCCGACGTTCTCTCAAACGAACATCCAAATCCGTCCCAGAAAAGGCCGAATAATGTCGCTTGTCCATCCAACGAACACGCGCATGTTCCTTGTTTTCGCTATAAAAATCCGCCAAAGGACCGTACAAATCTCGCCCGTCTGTTCCCATGATATTGTGAGGTGGAAAGAGCTTG is drawn from Streptococcus sp. 29892 and contains these coding sequences:
- the galT gene encoding UDP-glucose--hexose-1-phosphate uridylyltransferase, encoding MMTGLVDRFVEQVIANSDFEEMDALYLRNRVLALVGDQVLTVQTELTDLIELKEELLVHGVRTGFVGELLEEQDMVGACLMDLITPSPSQVNRDFWQTYQDSPEQAVADFYALSKRNDYIKVAAVAKNIYYQAPTDYGNLEITINLSKPEKDPKAIAAARLAEASNYPQCLLCMENEGYQGRINHPARANHRIIRLELGQEKWGFQYSPYAYYNEHAIFLNQEHVPMVISPQTFEQLLDLLDIFPDYFVGSNSDLPISGGSILTHNHYQGGRHSFAMEKAPIEHQLVFDGFESVSAGLVKWPMSVIRLSSADKPALLSLAAKILEKWRSYSDDAVQIMSETDGTPHHTITPIARKRGDVYELDLVLRDNQTSEEFPDGIYHPHPDVQHIKKENIGLIEVMGLAILPPRLKAELAEVKKYLLGQASQVAAYHQPWADRLKAEHPDLTEERAEEIIRASVGQIFARVLEDAGVYKRTPEGQAAFMRFVEFVGLAT
- a CDS encoding galactokinase — translated: MNTEQLKQAFHDVFGQEADATFFSPGRINLIGEHTDYNGGHVFPAAITLGTYGAARKRDDQVLRFYSANFEEVGVIEVDLNNLVFDKADNWTNYAKGVLKFLQEAGHSIDTGMEVFVYGNIPNGSGLSSSASLELLIGIIAEELYGLELTRLDLVKIGKQTENHFIGVNSGIMDQFAIGMGADQRAIYLDTNTLEYELVPLDLGDHVIVIMNTNKRRELADSKYNERRAECEKAVEELNAVLTIQTLGELDEWTFDQYSYLIKDENRIKRARHAVLENQRTLQARKALEEGDLATFGRLVNASHVSLEHDYEVTGLELDTLAHTAWEQEGVLGARMTGAGFGGCGIAIVHKDKVEAFKENVGKTYTEVVGYEPSFYVAEIAGGSRVLSRK
- a CDS encoding LacI family DNA-binding transcriptional regulator, which translates into the protein MVTIKDIAEKAQLSSATISRVLKNDLTLSVSQETRDRIFNLAQDLGYTKHLKKQAPQQKGTIGIVQWYTESEELADLYYYSIRASIEQTASLLGYQIVRSFNDLTNPLIQEVDGIIAVGKFSSGQIAELASLSSKLIFVDSDTLTEGFSCITTDFEHSVQTVIDHFRSQGLTGIGLLVGQEETTDGHQLPTDPRLTAFRDYLNTLGILQENYIYQGKFSTQSGYELMSQAIEELGNQLPSAFFMANDTLAVGALRALQERQIAVPERVQLITFNDTAITRQVYPALSSISVFTEEMGQEAMQLLDRIIASPTPHHPRKIKLGTQLVIRESSY
- the gatB gene encoding Asp-tRNA(Asn)/Glu-tRNA(Gln) amidotransferase subunit GatB encodes the protein MNFETIIGLEVHVELNTNSKIFSPSSAHFGEDPNANTNVIDWSFPGVLPVLNKGVVDAGIKAALALNMDIHKDMHFDRKNYFYPDNPKAYQISQFDEPIGYNGWIEIELEDGSTKKIRIERAHLEEDAGKNTHGTDGYSYVDLNRQGVPLIEIVSEADMRSPEEAYAYLTALKEIIQYTGISDVKMEEGSMRVDANISLRPYGQEKFGTKTELKNLNSFNYVRKGLQHEVERQAKILRSGGQIQQETRRYDESTGETILMRVKEGSADYRYFPEPDLPLYEIDDSWIEEVRAELPVFPKARRAHYVENLGLTAYDAGQLTSTKALSDFFEAAVTAGGDAKQVSNWLQGEVAQFLNAEGKTIEQIALTPENLVEMIALIADGTISSKIAKKVFVHLAKEGGSAKAYVEKAGLVQISDPEVLIPIIHQVFADNEVAVADFKSGKRNADKAFTGFLMKATKGQANPQVAQQLLAQELAKLLD
- the gatA gene encoding Asp-tRNA(Asn)/Glu-tRNA(Gln) amidotransferase subunit GatA translates to MTFNNKTIDELHDLLVKKEISAVELTKATLEDIKSREGAVDAFLTITEDAALAQAAALDEKGIDADNVMAGIPLAVKDNISTKGILTTAASKMLYNYEPIFDATSVAQAYAKDMIVVGKTNMDEFAMGGSNENSAFKPTKNAWDQTKVPGGSSGGSAAAVASGQVRLSLGSDTGGSIRQPAAFNGIVGMKPTYGTVSRFGLIAFGSSLDQIGPFSQTVKENAQLLNVISGHDVKDATSTINEIADFTSKIGQDIKGMKIALPKEYMGEGIDPQVKETILKAAKHLEGLGAIIEEVSLPHSKYGVAVYYIIASSEASSNLQRFDGIRYGFRAEDATNLDEIYVKTRSQGFGEEVKRRIMLGTFSLSSGYYDAYFKKAGQVRTLIIQDFEKVFANYDLILGPTAPTVAFGLDTLNHDPVAMYLADLLTIPVNLAGLPGISIPAGFVEGLPVGLQLIGPKYSEETIYQVAAAFEATTDYHKQQPVIFGGAN
- the gatC gene encoding Asp-tRNA(Asn)/Glu-tRNA(Gln) amidotransferase subunit GatC encodes the protein MKISEAEVRHVAKLSKLEFSDQETAEFATSLSKIVDMVELLNEVDTTGVAVTTTMADRKNVLRADIAQKGESREELFKNVPEAQDNFIKVPAILDGGGDA
- a CDS encoding cysteine hydrolase family protein, giving the protein MTKALISIDYTVDFVADKGKLTAGKPAQAIAERIAQVTREAFENGDYIVFAIDGHEEGDDLHPESKLFPPHNIMGTDGRDLYGPLADFYSENKEHARVRWMDKRHYSAFSGTDLDVRLRERRVDTVVLTGVLSDICVLHTAIDAYNKGYRIEVVASAIAALTEESHQFALNHLRHVLGATIID